The following proteins come from a genomic window of Bacteroidales bacterium:
- the ribF gene encoding riboflavin biosynthesis protein RibF — protein MRIYTELESFQAKKPVVTIGVFDGVHKGHKAIISNLVNRATEIGGESVVVTLWPHPRIVLKKDVENLRLLNCLEEKKWLLEKQQIDHLVILPFTEELSRLKACDFIKDILVDKIGVEHLLIGYDHHFGKGGKGNFRDVEACSAKYNFQVERLDAKSEEGTEISSTVIRNALLDGNLKKANQYLGYFYFIMGRVIGGNRIGQKIGFPTANIEPHDPYKLIPKDGVYAIKANPENKTLKGMLNIGYRPTVGGQRNKVSIETHLFDFDEDIYNKEITIHMIQRIRAEKKFNHVDELVEQLKVDKESSLQILSDTSNS, from the coding sequence GTGAGGATATATACGGAATTAGAAAGCTTCCAGGCCAAAAAACCTGTGGTGACCATAGGTGTTTTTGATGGGGTACACAAGGGCCATAAGGCCATTATTTCCAATCTGGTTAACCGGGCAACGGAGATCGGGGGAGAGTCGGTGGTAGTAACCCTCTGGCCCCACCCGAGGATTGTGCTGAAAAAGGACGTAGAAAATCTTCGCCTCCTCAACTGCCTGGAAGAAAAAAAGTGGCTCCTGGAAAAACAACAAATCGATCACCTGGTTATTCTTCCTTTCACTGAAGAGCTCAGCCGGCTGAAAGCCTGCGATTTCATTAAGGATATCCTTGTGGACAAGATCGGTGTGGAACATCTGCTTATAGGATACGACCACCATTTCGGAAAAGGAGGGAAAGGCAACTTCAGGGATGTGGAAGCTTGTTCGGCAAAGTATAACTTTCAGGTAGAACGCCTTGACGCAAAATCTGAAGAAGGCACAGAGATCAGTTCCACCGTAATAAGAAATGCACTTTTGGATGGCAATCTGAAAAAAGCAAATCAATACCTCGGATATTTCTATTTTATAATGGGACGCGTGATTGGCGGAAACCGGATCGGACAAAAAATCGGATTTCCTACCGCCAACATCGAACCTCATGATCCCTATAAACTGATTCCCAAAGACGGGGTTTATGCCATCAAGGCCAATCCGGAAAACAAAACCCTGAAAGGCATGTTAAATATCGGTTACAGGCCCACCGTTGGCGGCCAGAGAAACAAAGTTTCGATTGAAACCCATTTATTCGACTTTGACGAAGACATCTACAATAAGGAAATTACCATTCATATGATTCAGCGCATACGCGCTGAAAAGAAGTTTAACCATGTGGATGAACTGGTGGAGCAGTTGAAGGTGGATAAGGAGAGTTCCTTGCAAATTCTGTCGGACACATCTAATTCGTAA